One region of Eupeodes corollae chromosome 1, idEupCoro1.1, whole genome shotgun sequence genomic DNA includes:
- the LOC129940925 gene encoding uncharacterized protein LOC129940925, which yields MLIKAFRNSYTYDAMSAAHKEKLIDLVKLNPGLWRQSRKAPGLKQKLWDSIGIELGTTGYDARRQWEILRDQLRRENKCYKQNPNYKSKWMFYTKMLFTLPQKDTPASLYSDDGEQYQSDQKMQTEEYQYLIPKTEEAPSIIQVRKDLQEQISVMIDAPSHQPSVDEFNPSPLATTEIVDDYYPSTSAGVSSSTQIPSFASTKVIELCETTRKSRNKRYPDDCPSQPLQLSPLEEDDDYYFAMSLVPSLRLIPRTKKLRVRSKMMDLIAAALEDDDYEEENVRVMNIEREEKIIHDHVMLHQTSMKKN from the exons ATGCTAATTAAAGCATTTCGTAATTCTTATACATATGACGCAATGAGCGCGGCACACAAAGAAAAGTTGATTGATCTGGTGAAATTGAATCCAGGATTGTGGAGACAGAGCCGAAAGGCCCCTGGATTGAAGCAAAAGTTGTGGGATAGCATTGGAATAGAACTTGGCACTACTG GTTATGATGCTCGAAGGCAATGGGAAATACTTCGGGACCAACTAAGACGAGAGAATAAATGTTACAAACAAAATCCGAACTACAAGTCAAAGTGGATGTTCTACACCAAAATGCTGTTTACTCTCCCTCAAAAGGACACCCCAGCTTCGCTCTACTCTGATGACGGGGAGCAATACCAGTCTGACCAAAAAATGCAAACCGAAGAGTATCAATATCTCATACCAAAAACCGAAGAGGCCCCATCAATCATTCAAGTGCGAAAGGATCTCCAGGAGCAAATATCTGTGATGATAGATGCTCCAAGTCATCAACCATCAGTTGATGAATTTAATCCATCGCCTCTGGCGACAACAGAAATTGTCGACGATTATTACCCGTCAACAAGTGCTGGAGTCTCTTCATCGACCCAAATTCCTTCATTTGCCAGCACTAAGGTTATTGAACTTTGTGAGACGACAAGAAAAAGTCGGAACAAACGATATCCGGATGATTGTCCTTCGCAGCCACTACAGCTGTCTCCGTTGGAAGAGgatgatgattattattttgCTATGAGTTTAGTGCCATCGTTAAGGTTAATTCCGAGGACGAAAAAGCTTAGGGTAAGATCGAAAATGATGGATTTAATTGCAGCTGCTTTGGAAGATGATGATTATGAAGAGGAGAATGTAAGAGTGATGAATATTGAGCGGGAAGAGAAAATTATTCATGATCATGTAATGTTGCATCAGAcatcaatgaaaaaaaattaa